The Pseudomonadota bacterium DNA window GCAGCGCGCCAAGCCGGCGCCTCGAACGGGTCTGGCCAGAATTCCGTTTGCCGCGTAATCAGGCCGTTCTCAACCGTGTGAAAGGTGATGGCCCGACCAGCCGTTGTGCCGTCGGTCACCGACACGTCGGTGACCACCCGCGCGCCCTCGCACACGATGCTGTTGAGCTGAAAATGCCAGCGGGCCTTGGCCGGGTATTCGGTGTTGATTCGGGCGAAGGCCTGCCGACCCCGTGTCAGCTCCCCGGATTGTGGCCAGTGGCCCTCGAAGTCCGTGCTGAGCCACGCGCTGGCGCGTTCAAAATCGTTGGATTGCATCGCGTCCCAAAATGCCAGGACAACCTCG harbors:
- a CDS encoding nuclear transport factor 2 family protein: MTPREVVLAFWDAMQSNDFERASAWLSTDFEGHWPQSGELTRGRQAFARINTEYPAKARWHFQLNSIVCEGARVVTDVSVTDGTTAGRAITFHTVENGLITRQTEFWPDPFEAPAWRAAWVKVVDAPPFG